In Curtobacterium sp. TC1, the following proteins share a genomic window:
- a CDS encoding ABC transporter substrate-binding protein, whose product MRSPLTRRARVLTLAAASAAALLVLSGCASGSDAADSADGGTQDVTINQAVQTLLYLPLYVAEEKGYFEDEGVNVTIDTGGSGNASFAAVLGGSAGFSIQDPVFSAKSHEQGGEGVIVAGVQNAPAEFLVGKDGTSAQDDPTILNGKKVVVSPSPDSTWALMTKMIDTYDLTGVKLVNVSLGNELAAVASGQADYAVVPEPSVSQAVDQQDMHVVYSWPAAGDEWNPFAFSSLTSTQKYVKANPEATQGVVNAFQRAYNYIYSDEAGTIEVAEKYFPKLDKSTVASAVKREIDADGYPHGATVTEEAWDHNLQLAADIDNVEKYPADATSYETNVDTTFSDKAEKQYPAKN is encoded by the coding sequence ATGCGATCTCCCCTGACCCGACGCGCCCGCGTCCTCACCCTCGCTGCGGCCAGCGCCGCAGCACTCCTCGTCCTCTCCGGATGCGCTTCCGGCTCCGACGCCGCCGACTCCGCCGACGGCGGAACCCAGGACGTCACCATCAACCAGGCCGTCCAGACCCTCCTGTACCTGCCGCTCTACGTCGCCGAGGAGAAGGGGTACTTCGAGGACGAGGGTGTGAACGTCACGATCGACACCGGCGGATCCGGCAACGCATCGTTCGCCGCGGTGCTCGGAGGCTCGGCCGGGTTCTCCATCCAGGACCCGGTGTTCTCCGCCAAGTCCCACGAGCAGGGCGGTGAAGGCGTCATCGTCGCCGGTGTGCAGAACGCCCCGGCGGAGTTCCTCGTCGGCAAGGACGGCACGAGCGCCCAGGACGACCCCACGATCCTGAACGGCAAGAAGGTCGTCGTCTCCCCGTCCCCTGACTCGACGTGGGCACTCATGACGAAGATGATCGACACCTACGACCTCACGGGCGTCAAGCTCGTCAACGTCTCGCTCGGCAACGAACTCGCCGCCGTCGCGTCCGGTCAAGCCGACTACGCGGTGGTCCCGGAGCCCTCGGTGAGCCAGGCCGTCGACCAGCAGGACATGCACGTCGTCTACTCGTGGCCCGCCGCCGGAGACGAGTGGAACCCGTTCGCGTTCTCGTCGCTCACCTCGACGCAGAAGTACGTGAAGGCCAACCCGGAGGCGACGCAGGGCGTCGTCAACGCCTTCCAGCGGGCGTACAACTACATCTACTCGGACGAAGCCGGAACGATCGAGGTCGCCGAGAAGTACTTCCCGAAACTCGACAAGTCCACGGTGGCCTCGGCCGTCAAGCGTGAGATCGATGCAGACGGCTACCCGCACGGTGCAACCGTCACCGAGGAGGCATGGGACCACAACCTCCAGCTCGCGGCGGACATCGACAACGTGGAGAAGTACCCCGCCGACGCCACCTCGTACGAGACGAACGTCGACACCACGTTCTCGGACAAGGCCGAGAAGCAGTATCCCGCGAAGAACTGA